Proteins encoded within one genomic window of Blattabacterium cuenoti:
- the rsmI gene encoding 16S rRNA (cytidine(1402)-2'-O)-methyltransferase, which yields MSLYIVPTPIGNLEDFTFRSLRILKEVDLILVENNKFSKKLLNFYNIKTNTKTYHIYNEHRIIPSILEKIKRGKKIALISNAGTPNISDPGFLLIKSCINASIDIECLPGPTAFVPALVCSGFPIHEFTFIGFLPKKKRRKKLENLSKENRTFIFYESPHRLIRTLNDFKFFFGLKRDIVICKEISKVFQKTLRGNIEDMILYYTNKNNKKILGEYTLIINKQKK from the coding sequence ATGTCATTATATATTGTTCCTACTCCTATAGGAAATCTTGAAGATTTCACATTTAGAAGTCTACGAATATTGAAAGAAGTAGATCTTATTTTAGTAGAAAATAACAAATTTTCAAAAAAATTATTAAACTTTTATAATATTAAAACTAATACAAAAACTTATCACATTTACAATGAGCATAGAATAATTCCTTCTATTTTAGAAAAAATAAAAAGAGGAAAAAAAATAGCATTAATTTCCAATGCAGGAACTCCAAATATATCAGATCCAGGGTTTTTACTCATTAAATCCTGTATCAATGCTTCTATAGATATAGAATGTTTACCAGGACCAACTGCTTTTGTTCCAGCATTAGTTTGCTCTGGATTTCCTATTCATGAATTTACATTTATTGGTTTTTTACCCAAAAAAAAAAGAAGGAAAAAATTAGAAAATTTATCCAAAGAAAATAGAACTTTCATATTCTACGAATCTCCTCATAGATTAATCAGAACATTAAATGATTTCAAATTTTTTTTTGGATTGAAAAGAGATATTGTCATATGTAAAGAAATATCAAAAGTTTTTCAAAAAACGCTAAGAGGAAATATTGAAGATATGATTTTGTATTATACAAATAAAAATAATAAAAAAATATTAGGAGAATATACTTTAATTATTAACAAACAAAAAAAATAA
- a CDS encoding aspartate-semialdehyde dehydrogenase — translation MKLGIVGATGMVGRVMIDQLENLNFPSDELYLSASEKSIGKEFFFRKKKYTILSINELLSKSLHIVLFSAGSDVSKQWAPKFAEMGVTVIDNSSAWRMDPNKKLIVPEINGFCLKKTDKIIANPNCSTIQLVMILYPLHLEYCIDRVVVSTYQSITGTGQKALNQFNKEKEGFSYYEDEYEKIYPYPIFQNVLPHCDSFLDNGYTIEEIKLMKETKKIMNDKKISITATSARVPVIGGHSESVNITFKKEPDINRIYEILSKTKGVIVQDSPKENIYPMPFFSHGKDEVFVGRIRKDYSCINSLNLWIVADNLRKGAATNTIQIAELLIEKKYV, via the coding sequence ATGAAATTAGGAATAGTAGGAGCCACAGGAATGGTTGGACGTGTGATGATAGATCAACTGGAAAATCTAAACTTTCCATCAGATGAATTGTATTTATCTGCATCTGAAAAATCAATAGGGAAAGAGTTTTTTTTCAGAAAAAAAAAATATACTATTCTTAGTATAAATGAATTGTTGTCTAAATCTCTTCATATTGTCTTATTTTCAGCTGGATCAGATGTTTCAAAACAATGGGCGCCTAAATTTGCAGAAATGGGAGTAACTGTTATTGATAATTCTTCTGCATGGAGAATGGATCCTAATAAAAAATTAATTGTTCCTGAAATAAATGGTTTTTGTTTAAAAAAAACAGATAAAATTATTGCTAATCCAAATTGTTCCACAATACAATTAGTTATGATTTTGTATCCTTTACATTTAGAATATTGTATAGATCGTGTAGTAGTATCTACATACCAATCGATTACAGGTACTGGACAAAAAGCTTTAAATCAATTTAATAAAGAAAAGGAAGGTTTTTCTTATTATGAAGATGAATATGAAAAAATATATCCATATCCTATTTTTCAAAATGTGTTACCGCATTGTGATTCCTTTTTAGACAATGGTTATACAATAGAAGAAATTAAATTAATGAAAGAAACAAAAAAAATAATGAATGATAAAAAGATATCTATCACAGCAACTTCTGCAAGAGTTCCTGTGATAGGAGGACATTCAGAAAGTGTTAATATAACATTTAAAAAAGAACCAGATATCAATAGAATTTATGAAATTCTTTCGAAAACAAAAGGAGTTATTGTTCAAGATTCTCCAAAAGAAAATATTTATCCTATGCCATTTTTTTCTCATGGAAAAGATGAAGTATTTGTTGGACGCATTCGAAAAGATTATTCTTGTATCAATTCATTGAATCTTTGGATCGTTGCAGATAATTTAAGAAAAGGAGCAGCAACCAATACAATACAAATTGCGGAACTATTGATAGAAAAGAAATATGTTTAG
- the gmk gene encoding guanylate kinase, with translation MEIGKMIILSGPSGSGKTTISRYLLSKIPKLKFSVSCTTRTIRNYEKYGKDYYFISEDKFISKIKKYQFAEWEEVYPKLFYGTLKSEISNLWKKNKHVLFDVDVKGGLCLKKQYPNNSLSIFIMVHLEILKKRLFVRNYEELSKIKIRLNKAKIEYNYAKSFDIILPNINLIQTKKKAMKLVSDFIKN, from the coding sequence ATGGAAATAGGAAAAATGATTATTTTATCGGGACCTTCTGGATCCGGAAAAACGACAATTTCTCGTTATCTTCTTTCAAAAATTCCAAAATTAAAATTTTCTGTTTCTTGCACAACACGAACAATACGTAATTATGAAAAATACGGAAAAGACTATTATTTTATTTCTGAAGATAAATTCATTTCAAAAATAAAAAAATATCAATTCGCAGAGTGGGAAGAAGTTTATCCTAAACTATTTTATGGAACTTTAAAAAGTGAAATTTCCAATCTTTGGAAAAAAAATAAACATGTTTTGTTTGATGTAGATGTCAAAGGAGGATTATGTTTAAAAAAACAATATCCAAACAATTCTTTATCTATATTTATAATGGTTCATTTAGAAATTTTAAAGAAAAGACTTTTTGTAAGAAATTATGAAGAATTATCAAAAATAAAAATACGTTTAAACAAAGCAAAAATAGAATATAATTATGCAAAATCATTCGATATTATCTTACCGAATATTAATTTAATTCAAACAAAAAAAAAAGCAATGAAATTAGTCTCTGATTTCATTAAAAATTAA
- a CDS encoding RpiB/LacA/LacB family sugar-phosphate isomerase codes for MKFKIAIGSDHTGIDYKCLIIDFLISKGHQIKDFGFSRYEDQVDYPDFVHPTAKFVEIGKADFGIIICGSGNGAAMTANKYQKIRAALVWKKEIAFLARRHNNANIISIPARFIDKDKVIEIVEMFLKTGFEGGRHKIRIEKIPLKNNDNPQ; via the coding sequence ATGAAATTTAAAATAGCAATAGGATCTGATCATACAGGAATAGATTATAAATGTTTAATTATTGATTTTTTAATTAGTAAAGGACATCAAATAAAAGATTTTGGATTTTCACGTTATGAAGATCAAGTAGATTATCCTGATTTTGTTCATCCTACAGCTAAATTTGTAGAAATAGGGAAAGCCGATTTTGGAATTATTATTTGTGGAAGTGGAAATGGTGCTGCTATGACTGCTAATAAGTATCAAAAAATTCGTGCTGCATTAGTATGGAAAAAAGAGATTGCTTTTTTAGCAAGAAGACATAATAATGCTAATATAATTAGTATTCCAGCACGTTTTATAGATAAAGATAAAGTTATAGAAATAGTAGAAATGTTTTTGAAAACAGGTTTTGAAGGAGGAAGACATAAAATAAGAATAGAAAAAATTCCATTGAAAAATAATGATAATCCTCAGTAG
- a CDS encoding phosphoglycerate kinase, whose translation MIEINKNKIKTVNDFNFKNKIAIVRVDFNVPVDHSSLQITDDTRIQYSLPTIQKIISDHGRVVLLSHFGRPKGRRCKYDSLKIIVPLLSNKLQIPIKFYEDCIGENTKKNIRELKNKEVLLLENLRFYKEEEEGNENFASKLASLGDIYVNEAFSVSHRSHASISVLPKFFKEKKCIGFLMKKEIQSLEKILGKKGKKPITILLGGAKISSKIDIIESIIRFSDFILIGGGMVYPFIKIQGGKIGDSLIENISDNTKKIIKNILCKNENKKKLHFPKNVTIANSFDNDAKKKIVPIHSIPDGWKGLDIASESIKYFCDIINKSNTIFWNGPVGVFEFYNFSLGTRSIARAIVNATEKGAFSLVGGGDTIASLKMEKLEKKISYLSTGGGAMLESLKNEILPGIKALIL comes from the coding sequence ATGATAGAAATCAATAAAAATAAAATAAAAACTGTAAACGATTTTAATTTTAAAAATAAAATAGCTATAGTTAGAGTTGATTTTAATGTCCCCGTTGATCATTCCTCTCTTCAAATCACAGATGACACCAGAATTCAATATAGTCTTCCTACTATTCAAAAAATTATTTCTGATCATGGAAGAGTTGTTCTCCTTTCTCATTTTGGAAGACCAAAAGGAAGACGTTGTAAATATGATTCTCTAAAAATTATAGTTCCTTTATTATCCAATAAATTACAAATTCCTATAAAATTTTATGAAGATTGTATAGGAGAAAATACAAAAAAAAATATTCGTGAACTAAAAAATAAAGAAGTTTTATTATTGGAAAATCTTCGTTTTTACAAAGAAGAAGAAGAAGGAAATGAAAACTTTGCTTCTAAATTAGCGAGTTTAGGAGATATTTATGTTAATGAAGCTTTTAGTGTTTCACATCGTTCACATGCTTCTATAAGTGTTCTTCCAAAATTTTTCAAAGAAAAAAAATGCATTGGATTTTTAATGAAAAAAGAAATCCAATCTTTGGAAAAGATATTGGGGAAAAAAGGAAAAAAACCTATTACTATTTTATTAGGAGGAGCAAAAATATCTTCTAAAATTGACATTATAGAATCAATCATTCGTTTTTCAGATTTTATATTGATAGGTGGAGGAATGGTGTATCCTTTTATCAAAATACAAGGAGGAAAAATAGGGGATTCCCTAATAGAAAATATCAGTGATAATACTAAAAAAATAATCAAAAATATTCTTTGTAAAAATGAAAATAAAAAAAAATTACATTTTCCAAAAAATGTTACTATAGCAAATTCATTTGATAATGATGCTAAAAAGAAAATCGTCCCTATTCACTCTATCCCAGATGGATGGAAAGGTCTAGATATAGCTTCAGAATCTATAAAATATTTTTGTGATATAATTAATAAATCAAATACCATTTTTTGGAATGGACCTGTAGGTGTTTTTGAATTTTATAATTTTTCGTTAGGAACTAGATCCATAGCAAGAGCAATTGTTAATGCAACTGAAAAAGGAGCTTTCTCTTTAGTAGGTGGCGGAGATACTATTGCTTCATTAAAAATGGAAAAATTAGAAAAAAAAATCAGTTATTTATCTACTGGAGGAGGAGCTATGTTAGAAAGTTTAAAAAATGAAATTCTTCCAGGAATAAAAGCTCTAATATTGTAA
- a CDS encoding superoxide dismutase produces MLFKLPKLSYSYKDFEPYIDRKTMEIHYTKHHAGYTNNLNKAIEGTDMINLSIKEILRRANIETPIIRNNSGGFYNHNLFWEILIPHSENISPSIELNEIIEKYFKSFDSFKEKFSEIAANHFGSGWAWLCVKNKKELTICSTRNQDNPLMLGIGCKGIPILGLDVWEHAYYLQYQNRRIDYISSFWKIINWKKVEENYKIAINMNL; encoded by the coding sequence ATGTTATTTAAACTTCCAAAATTATCTTATTCTTATAAGGATTTTGAACCTTATATAGATCGAAAAACTATGGAAATTCATTATACTAAACATCATGCTGGATATACCAACAATTTAAATAAAGCTATTGAAGGAACAGATATGATCAATCTTTCTATTAAAGAAATACTAAGAAGGGCAAATATTGAAACTCCTATCATAAGAAATAATAGCGGTGGATTTTATAATCATAATTTATTTTGGGAAATATTAATTCCTCATTCAGAAAACATTTCTCCAAGTATAGAGCTAAATGAAATTATTGAAAAATATTTCAAATCTTTTGATTCTTTTAAAGAAAAATTCTCTGAAATTGCGGCAAACCATTTTGGTTCTGGATGGGCTTGGCTATGTGTAAAAAATAAAAAAGAATTAACTATTTGTTCTACAAGAAATCAGGATAACCCATTAATGTTAGGAATAGGTTGTAAAGGAATACCAATTTTAGGATTAGATGTTTGGGAACACGCTTACTACCTTCAATATCAAAATCGTAGAATTGATTATATTTCTTCTTTTTGGAAAATTATAAATTGGAAAAAAGTTGAAGAAAATTATAAAATAGCCATAAATATGAATTTATAA
- the folB gene encoding dihydroneopterin aldolase, with protein MGKIILENIKLFGFHGCMPEEAYVGSYYTINLEIELDFYKASINDDLSKTINYVDLYRIIKEEMAINSKLLEHLAQRIIQRIKKYRTDLIKHTKIKICKENPPLQSSVDRVCIFLEDKNIIN; from the coding sequence GTGGGAAAAATTATCTTAGAAAACATAAAACTATTTGGTTTTCACGGATGTATGCCTGAGGAAGCATATGTAGGTTCTTACTATACAATAAATCTAGAAATAGAATTAGATTTTTATAAAGCATCTATAAATGATGATTTATCAAAAACCATAAATTATGTAGATTTATATCGTATTATAAAAGAAGAAATGGCTATTAATTCCAAGTTATTAGAACATTTAGCTCAAAGAATAATTCAAAGAATAAAAAAATATAGAACAGACTTGATAAAACACACCAAAATAAAAATTTGTAAAGAAAATCCTCCATTGCAAAGTAGTGTAGACAGAGTCTGTATTTTTTTAGAAGACAAAAATATCATTAATTAA
- a CDS encoding uroporphyrinogen-III synthase, producing MKINNILISHPLTGLDSPYLKLSKNKNVKIDFRSFIEVKGASSSDVRKQKINFSDFTVVLFISKNSVDHYFRLAKSMRFKVPPSMKYVCQTEAIAYYLQKYIIYRKRKIHIGKKSFKDLLPYIKKHSKEKFLLPSSDILKPEIPNMLLKLNISWKRAILYKTSSSDLSDLKHIIYYDILVFFSPACIKSLFENFPNFDQNNIKIATFGKNTLDAAAKAGLKIAIKVPTPEFPSMSMALEKYIKEYN from the coding sequence ATAAAGATAAATAATATTCTCATTTCACATCCTTTAACGGGTTTAGATTCTCCATACTTAAAATTAAGTAAAAATAAAAATGTAAAAATAGATTTTAGATCTTTCATAGAAGTAAAAGGAGCATCATCTAGTGATGTTAGAAAACAAAAAATTAATTTTTCTGATTTTACAGTGGTTCTTTTCATAAGCAAAAATTCCGTAGACCACTATTTCAGACTTGCAAAATCTATGCGTTTCAAGGTTCCTCCTTCTATGAAATACGTATGTCAAACAGAAGCAATAGCTTACTATCTTCAAAAATATATCATCTATAGAAAAAGAAAAATCCATATTGGAAAAAAATCTTTTAAAGACTTGCTTCCCTATATAAAAAAACATTCAAAAGAAAAATTCCTTTTGCCTTCTTCAGACATATTGAAACCAGAAATACCAAATATGTTATTGAAATTAAATATTTCATGGAAAAGAGCTATTTTATACAAAACTTCTTCTAGTGATCTTTCTGATTTGAAACATATTATATATTACGATATATTAGTTTTTTTTAGTCCAGCATGTATCAAATCTTTATTTGAAAATTTTCCAAATTTTGATCAAAATAATATAAAAATTGCAACTTTTGGAAAAAATACTTTGGACGCTGCTGCTAAAGCAGGATTGAAAATTGCTATCAAAGTCCCCACTCCAGAATTCCCTTCTATGTCTATGGCTCTAGAAAAATATATAAAAGAATATAATTAA
- the glmS gene encoding glutamine--fructose-6-phosphate transaminase (isomerizing) → MCGIIGYLGYREAYPILINGLKKLEYRGYDSSGIAIFCKNGYRLYKSKGKVNELKKKIFSPHKIKGTTGIGHTRWATHGIPDDVNAHPHVSNSNELILIHNGIIENYHAIKIILLKNGFTFKSKTDTEVLVNLIEYIQKKNKLSLEEAVRISLTEIVGAYSIAVVEKSHPERIVIAKLGSPLALGINEREFFIASDPIPFLDYTKNVLYLKDGEMAILSKNKELDLRKILDNHKLSPIIKELQINLKEIEKGEYKYFMLKEIYEQPRTILDTLRGRLSITDGFICINGIEFNKDIFVNAKCITIVACGTSWHASLIGEYLLEELTRIPVEVEYASEFRYRNPILEKEDIVIVISQSGETADTLAALNLAKKKGAFVFGICNVVGSSIARNVDAGAYTHAGPEIGVASTKAFTAQITVLVLLALKIGKERLSITESRYNSLCQELRSIPEKVNKTLKIDEDSIKEISKIYSNVNNFLYLGRGINFPVALEGALKLKEISYIHAEGYPAAEMKHGPIALIDENMPVVIIATKKGCYEKIIGNIQEIKARKGKIIAIVNEGDIQASMLADHVIKVPNISEELSPLVTVIPLQLLAYQIAFIRGENIDQPRNLAKSVTVE, encoded by the coding sequence ATGTGTGGTATAATTGGTTATTTGGGATATAGAGAAGCATATCCTATTCTGATCAATGGATTAAAAAAATTGGAGTATCGTGGATATGATAGTTCTGGAATAGCCATTTTTTGTAAAAATGGATATCGATTATATAAATCGAAGGGAAAAGTTAATGAATTGAAGAAAAAAATTTTTTCTCCTCACAAAATTAAAGGAACAACAGGAATAGGACATACTAGATGGGCGACACATGGAATTCCAGATGATGTTAATGCACATCCTCATGTTTCTAATTCTAATGAACTTATTTTAATTCACAATGGAATTATAGAAAATTATCATGCAATCAAAATTATTTTACTAAAAAATGGTTTTACTTTTAAAAGTAAAACAGATACAGAAGTTCTTGTCAATTTAATTGAATATATTCAGAAAAAAAATAAGTTATCTTTAGAAGAAGCAGTTCGAATTTCTTTAACTGAAATAGTTGGAGCATATTCTATTGCTGTAGTAGAAAAATCTCATCCAGAAAGAATTGTTATTGCAAAATTAGGAAGTCCTCTTGCATTAGGGATTAATGAAAGAGAATTTTTTATTGCATCTGATCCTATTCCTTTTTTGGATTACACAAAAAATGTTCTTTATTTAAAAGATGGAGAAATGGCAATTCTTAGTAAGAATAAAGAATTAGATCTTCGTAAGATTTTGGATAATCATAAACTTAGTCCAATTATTAAAGAACTTCAAATCAATTTAAAAGAAATTGAAAAAGGAGAATATAAATATTTTATGTTAAAAGAAATTTATGAACAACCAAGAACTATTTTGGATACTTTACGTGGAAGATTATCCATAACAGATGGATTTATTTGCATTAATGGAATTGAGTTTAACAAAGATATTTTTGTTAATGCAAAATGTATTACTATAGTTGCATGTGGAACTTCATGGCATGCCAGTTTAATTGGGGAATATTTATTGGAAGAACTTACACGTATTCCTGTGGAAGTAGAATATGCTTCTGAATTTAGATATAGAAATCCTATTTTAGAAAAAGAAGACATTGTTATTGTTATTTCTCAGTCTGGGGAGACTGCAGATACTTTGGCCGCTTTGAATTTAGCAAAAAAAAAAGGAGCTTTTGTTTTTGGAATTTGTAATGTTGTGGGATCATCTATTGCAAGAAATGTAGATGCAGGAGCCTATACACATGCAGGACCAGAGATTGGAGTTGCTTCTACAAAAGCTTTTACTGCGCAAATAACAGTTCTTGTTTTATTAGCCTTGAAAATAGGAAAAGAAAGATTGTCTATTACAGAAAGTCGTTATAATTCTTTGTGTCAAGAACTTAGATCTATTCCAGAAAAAGTTAATAAAACGTTGAAAATAGATGAAGATTCTATAAAAGAAATATCTAAAATATATTCCAATGTAAATAATTTTCTTTATTTAGGAAGAGGAATCAATTTTCCAGTAGCTTTGGAAGGAGCCTTAAAATTAAAAGAAATTTCATATATTCATGCAGAAGGATATCCTGCCGCTGAAATGAAACATGGTCCTATTGCTTTAATAGATGAAAATATGCCAGTAGTTATTATTGCAACAAAAAAAGGATGTTATGAAAAAATAATAGGAAATATTCAGGAAATTAAAGCAAGAAAGGGGAAAATTATAGCCATAGTCAATGAGGGAGATATTCAAGCAAGTATGTTAGCGGATCATGTGATAAAGGTTCCAAATATTTCAGAAGAACTTAGTCCATTAGTAACTGTAATTCCTCTTCAATTGTTGGCATATCAAATAGCTTTTATAAGAGGAGAAAATATAGATCAACCAAGAAATTTAGCTAAATCCGTAACAGTAGAGTAA
- a CDS encoding glycogen/starch synthase: protein MTGKRILYVSSDLFPFSSENAISLSVFKVTKFMQTIGNDVRIFMPRFGVINERRHQLHEVIRLSGMNLIINDIDQPLLIKVASIPDAKLQVYFIDNEEYFKRKAIYEDENGIFFHDNDERALFFTKGVLEAVKKLNWIPDIIHIYGWISSLIPLYIKKFYKNDPIYHNAKIVVSIYNKPFKGSLNEDLIKKIKFDGIKSKKIKLLENPNYFNLIKLCMDFSDAIIKGDLFFPKEIEDYIKNNKLLVLKYYPVEKIETVYQQFYKETVLEKID, encoded by the coding sequence ATGACAGGTAAACGTATATTATATGTTTCTTCAGATTTATTTCCTTTTTCTTCAGAAAATGCAATTTCTTTATCCGTTTTTAAGGTAACCAAGTTTATGCAAACTATTGGAAATGATGTACGTATTTTTATGCCAAGATTTGGAGTAATAAACGAACGAAGACATCAACTACATGAAGTGATTCGTTTATCAGGAATGAATTTAATTATTAATGATATAGATCAACCTTTATTGATTAAAGTGGCATCTATTCCTGATGCTAAATTGCAAGTTTATTTTATAGATAACGAAGAATATTTTAAAAGAAAGGCAATATATGAAGATGAAAATGGAATTTTTTTTCATGATAATGATGAAAGAGCTTTATTTTTTACTAAAGGAGTTTTAGAAGCTGTAAAAAAATTAAATTGGATTCCTGACATTATTCATATATATGGATGGATTAGTTCTTTGATTCCACTATATATTAAAAAATTTTACAAAAATGATCCTATTTATCATAATGCAAAAATAGTTGTATCTATATACAATAAACCTTTTAAAGGATCTTTGAATGAAGATCTTATTAAAAAGATTAAATTTGATGGAATTAAATCTAAAAAAATAAAATTATTAGAGAATCCAAATTATTTCAATTTGATTAAATTATGTATGGATTTTTCCGATGCTATAATAAAAGGAGATCTTTTTTTTCCAAAAGAAATAGAAGATTATATAAAAAATAACAAGTTGTTAGTGTTAAAATATTATCCTGTAGAAAAAATAGAAACTGTTTATCAACAATTTTATAAAGAAACTGTTTTAGAGAAAATTGATTAA
- the rnr gene encoding ribonuclease R, with protein sequence MKYKKKKIHNNFTTGFINITSYGYAFVNVNEFQKDIFIPKKKTNRALEGDLVKIKFKNHFGYFKNKKKKRIEGEVLKVIKRKRKNFIGILKIKPYSKYGSVIIYNKTIHVNIHIPNNKLKGHFHNEKVLVRIVSWPKDYNNPLGEIIKVFGFSGEHKTELDSLLEEHEIPDKFPKKIEKEAKKILSTKDSDFNTRKDMRNVNTFTIDPIDAKDFDDALSIKKLEPNIWEIGIHIADVSHYVKEGSLLDKEAYTRATSIYFVGGVIPMLPKILSNDICSLHPEKEKLSFSFIFNINRKGKILKSWIGKTIIRSNRRFTYEEVQKIIDNKKGDFYEEISTLLFFSKIFTKKRLNNGAIFLDKIEIKFHLDEKKNPTKLCLEKNNEAHSLIEEFMLLANKKISEFVSLNSDGTPSQKTYIYRVHDKPDSKKIFLLKKIIEPLGYILDVKNLKTSINHILKKIKEKPEKNIIENLILRSMSKAKYSTKNIGHYGLSFLYYTHFTSPIRRYSDIIAHRLLHYYLNKKKCKSKSVDFYEEQSKHCSYKERIAIDIEREFSKFLQVKYLKKYHIGKEFYGIITGFTDWSVYIDLLLFQTEGMVRLRDIKEDTYILNQKNCTIIGKKKRKIYSLGDKVKVKLIDANIEKKQITLDWI encoded by the coding sequence ATGAAATATAAAAAGAAAAAAATTCATAATAATTTCACTACTGGATTTATAAATATAACTAGCTATGGATATGCTTTTGTAAATGTCAATGAATTCCAAAAAGATATTTTTATTCCTAAAAAAAAAACAAATAGAGCTTTAGAAGGAGATTTAGTGAAAATAAAATTCAAAAATCATTTTGGTTATTTTAAAAATAAAAAGAAAAAAAGAATAGAAGGAGAAGTCTTAAAAGTTATCAAAAGAAAAAGAAAAAATTTTATTGGAATATTGAAAATTAAACCATATTCTAAATATGGATCAGTCATAATTTATAATAAAACTATTCACGTCAACATTCATATTCCAAATAATAAATTAAAAGGACATTTTCATAATGAAAAAGTATTAGTGAGAATAGTCTCATGGCCAAAAGATTACAATAATCCTTTGGGAGAAATAATAAAAGTTTTTGGATTCTCAGGAGAACATAAAACAGAACTTGATTCTTTACTAGAAGAACATGAAATTCCAGATAAATTCCCTAAAAAAATAGAAAAAGAAGCAAAAAAAATTCTTTCAACAAAAGATTCAGATTTCAATACAAGAAAAGATATGCGTAATGTCAATACTTTTACTATAGATCCTATTGATGCAAAAGATTTCGATGATGCACTTTCCATTAAAAAATTAGAACCCAATATTTGGGAAATAGGAATCCATATTGCGGATGTATCACATTATGTAAAAGAAGGCAGTTTGTTAGATAAAGAAGCATATACACGTGCTACATCTATTTATTTTGTAGGTGGAGTCATTCCCATGCTTCCAAAAATATTATCCAATGATATTTGTTCTTTACATCCAGAAAAAGAAAAACTCAGTTTTTCATTCATTTTTAACATAAATAGAAAAGGGAAAATATTAAAAAGCTGGATTGGAAAAACAATTATACGATCTAATAGAAGATTTACATATGAAGAAGTACAAAAAATTATAGATAATAAAAAAGGAGATTTTTATGAGGAAATTTCTACTTTATTATTTTTCTCTAAAATTTTTACTAAAAAAAGATTAAATAATGGAGCTATTTTTTTAGATAAAATAGAAATAAAATTCCATCTAGATGAAAAAAAAAATCCAACTAAATTATGTTTAGAAAAAAACAATGAAGCTCATTCTTTAATAGAAGAATTCATGTTGCTAGCTAATAAAAAAATTTCAGAATTCGTCAGTTTAAATTCTGATGGAACCCCTTCTCAAAAAACATATATTTATAGAGTCCACGATAAACCAGACTCTAAAAAAATTTTTCTTCTAAAAAAAATAATAGAGCCTTTAGGCTACATATTAGATGTAAAAAACCTAAAAACGTCTATTAATCATATTTTGAAAAAAATTAAAGAAAAACCAGAAAAAAATATAATTGAAAATTTGATTTTACGTTCCATGAGTAAAGCAAAATACTCCACAAAAAACATAGGACATTATGGTTTATCTTTCCTTTATTACACTCATTTTACTTCGCCTATAAGAAGGTATTCAGATATAATAGCACATCGTCTATTACATTATTATTTAAATAAAAAAAAATGCAAATCAAAATCTGTAGATTTTTATGAAGAGCAATCTAAACATTGTAGTTATAAAGAACGTATAGCAATCGATATTGAAAGAGAATTTTCTAAATTTTTACAAGTAAAATACTTAAAAAAATATCACATAGGTAAAGAATTTTACGGGATTATTACAGGATTTACAGATTGGAGTGTTTATATTGATTTATTATTATTTCAAACTGAAGGGATGGTACGATTGCGTGATATTAAAGAGGATACATATATTCTTAATCAAAAGAATTGTACCATAATAGGTAAAAAAAAAAGGAAAATTTACTCTTTAGGAGATAAAGTGAAAGTCAAACTAATTGATGCAAATATAGAAAAAAAACAAATAACTCTTGATTGGATATAA